The region CCTTGACGAATGATTGGCTTGGTTCCGTGTTTAAAATTCTATATGACGATTTTAAGAAAAGTCAACAGAGAAAATGTATGGGAACTTTACTTCGGGAACCAGAGATGTTCAAAAAGGGGGCGGTCACTGTTGCGCTCTATAAGTTACTGTTTGagacttaaaggcacccagtgcaactttatgtaaacattcaatgaaaaataaacattcaatttctagtcttttttacacgtagtaagtttcaataactccataccattacatatcgacattcaaggagcaaagatgagacgtcgttgtgtggtgagaactgatagaaaatcgtaaacaacaacaatcgccggtggggagaagccatttttccattgactggaagcctgctttatttattgtaggttacaaaaaataaagaaaatggcggcattgttgttgttatcgattttgtatcagttctcaccacacaacgagagagagcagtgttctgttgttctcctcatgcctcttcctttcttgatctctacagtcggaccttgatgctgtgacaacggacaagtcttcttcctctgtccttttcccctgcctctgttcagtatgttcagtgttgttaaatcatttatctttttttttattagttactgttcttattgtgttcttgttagtgtgatgtttgaataaacttgcctgttgcaatgttggtataatgtttgtataattactgttatacaactgttactgtttcaatgtgacccagaccatatttctcatttaacaaacatgtgtagcttataatgtgttgcatggcagagcaattacggtatattcaatggcttaaaacaaacccatctgtaaagatcagtgaatgcatagaaatcaatgacaagtggtgtagatggttttccctctgtgcaaggtcattagcccaagtcctacaaaaaaataacgactgtaatagcagatgttgaagttgttaaatcgttaactaaccatttgtatggaacaatcggttaaggtaagttaagtgcttgagtctcgacactttagagaatgtctagcgcgcaacttgaataagccatgtgcgatattggctccagcgcaactttccttaccaggtgaagcctcaggtagcctaggaccattcatatacaggagcaagcaagaacgttacctttttctgtccttggtaaacgaaaagacggacaatccgtttccactgtaagtgcagtttatcattgcacatttacgaggcatttcttttttaaactatctttattttcgaaaaatagacaatgacagattaaatgatattgagcgggatattgactgtattatttaaggtggtcataccatacaacacattgaacattgaacacaagaaatggaagaaattccatttatgcccatgtactttcaccatacatactatctaaaaaataaaaggacctgcaggaaaatataaatacagtactcaaaaattgagttaacacgtttctgattgctcttcagcttcagatgccgtaagaggggtctctggtcgtaatcagtcgcaagtccgtccctgaccaatcagcattcattagcagaatgctagcgtgtatggccaacaacggcccaaactgtaagaaatcgaaaggaagtactcactcatttgacttttgaaccataatctatattgaacttgcggaatctacaataaaatttgcgatatttcaacgacaagcaggtgaaagaggcataattagccgtttagccccatagactcccattcaatctggactcgcccgcgatcacccccagtggatgtctcatggaactacaaccaaaatcggtacaatggggcgcatagggagtgcccaggctcttcgtagacgggctctgggggagagctgtagttcaccgagcggcctcacacaaaacctaacattatcaaacttctttgcgaaattttttatttttctttgcatgaaaaattgtcatttaaatccacaaaccacAAATATGTAATCCAGGGCctataaaggctgggaccagaaaataattactttctctctatTAGAACCCcttatttttcgatctcattgGTCCCAttggctctaccggaagaggcgtgacttcgccgctCTATAAAGAACGGGTTGAAACCTTGAAACTGCAGTCTCAAACACTGAAGTATTTGATCTTCATTGATACCCTGTGTCAGTGCTCCTACCTGCTCCACCTTATCGATGGCTTCATTGGCGTGCCCATTCTACCAGTCTGGTAAGAAGCccagatataggcctacacttcatcAGCATGATCTTTAATTTATGAAAAATGCTCTAGGATACCTTGTTACACGGCTAATAATTGTACTTTACTGAGACCGTTCTATTAAAAAGAATACCCGAAGTGGTGTGTCTAGACATTTTTACACACTAAATACGTCTACGTAAGGGTCTCATTTAAATCCATGCGCTCAACAATGAGCTGCAACGTTTGTTTCCCTGGTGCTGCCTGCTTGTGTCCTCAGCCTGAAATGCTGACCCCTTGTTTCCAGCTCCACCCAGATGGGAAGCTGGAGCAGACGCTTTCCATGTCAACGGAGAAGCAGCCAATGACGCAGCATCTGCACGTCACCTACAGTCGCTTGCCTTGAAGCAGATtagtttaaaggggacatattatacccccaggtgtgagtgtgattagtccttacaagccgtttcgaaaatctgccccatatgacatcagcagtgggcgtgtccacctagatctgtgctggatagatcagtctaccagccaaccaagtggactgaagtaaacgttgctcatctatccagcacagatctaggtggacacacccactaatgGTGTCATATGTGGCAGATTTTCTAAAcgacttgtaaggctaatcacactcacacctggtggtagaatatgtcccctttaaatacgAAGACCACTTTCTGTGTTGGTGCTAAAAAAAAATTACCGAGTCTGCAATTTATGTGTccggaaataaaaaaaatcatgcaACAATATTCCAACCTCAAAACGTTGCGTTGCACATTGGGTTATGGGTCATCACAAGGGACAAAGGAGAATATTTAATACACTATTGGATGGTTTGTTTATGTATAAGCATGTTTTGTATAAACGAGACTTGACTTCATGTTGCATTTACACTACATGGAATCTCGCTGTTCACTTGGCCGCCATACAGTTCAACACGTGAACAAAATGTATTGAAAGTGTTTTGAATTTCTATGTTTTCTTTGCAATCAAAATGATTGGCTCCGTTACGGAGATATCCAACGTCATGAAGCCCGTGGAATTAGATGCAGTAGGGCCAGGACACTGACTTTCGGTGTTTTTGTAGAATTTATTGTGGAAGACATATTTTCAGTCCTAGTGACAGTTTATACTAGCTTGAATGCGTACAGTGCTTCACATATTCACCTCCAATTTCCAGAAAACAATTGGATAAAGGAATATGAATACGGCAGTGGTATTGACTAATCAGGAAATATGAAGTAGGCCATATATCGCCACTAAACATGAACAGCTTTTATAATGGACATTAAATGACTCGGTACATTAAATAACTtgcacatacatttcaaacttgaACTAGGTCAAGCGAACCCTCTCGTAGTTTCTAGCGGACTTTTATTTCGCCTGTAGCCTCTCTATAACCCACAGTGCAGAACAAACACACCACGTTGAACCATACGCCCACGTTGGCGACTGACGCCGCAAAGCATAAACACGGCCATCCACCAATACCCACTGGTATCGCCATATTATAAGTGCTCCAAACAGCAACCACCGGCAGCAAATGTCCAGAGGCCATTCACACACAACGGAGCCACATGACGTCACGGCAAAGACCAACGAGTTGTCCAATGTCCAGTCCACTGGTAAACACGAGAAACAAAATACCATGATGCACTGTGCGTAGCACTATATAGTAGCAATACTGCCACCCTGTGGCCAATTGCCACACTAGAATCTAAACCTTGCAAACCATCCGCAATCCCATTCCCATGCAAGTTTATAACGGAATCTACAAACAGGTATATCAAACATCATTGGTTGACAACTATAACACTAAGTGGAAACTAAATCCTAACTGTACCACCCTGTTACAAAATTAAAGATAATCTGTTGAATaggctttcagaaggggattttaattAGTGTAGTAGGCTACTACAGATTCTAGTCAACACAGAATTTAAACCTCAAGTAATTTTTTTTCCACATGGCACTGCAGATTTTCTCTTCCCTAAATACCTGCATAATAGGTAAATGATAGAAAATGGAAAAAGCCGATCATACACCCCGGTTTGAGCAGACTGATGTGAAGCtacccacacacagacggacggatAGACAGGGCGAGACCAACTCTTTGGCAGATGTATTTTAAGGATATTATTAATGGACATTACTAACACGCTTAAGTGGCATAATTGAAACATGACTCAAATGCTGGCATTTTGATAATATGTTGAAAgtttatttcagagtaaaaaaagaaaaatcagacGCGTAAATAATTTAACAGTTAAAGTGACAACCAATAGGCACACTATACAATCAATAATTGCTGTCAGAGTCAATGAAATACCACAATTGCTCCGATTgctaaaattataaataaaactatttacagatttgaaaataataatcacctACATATGCAACATTGTGAAATGTTGCAGTGGAAAACCACAAATGTTACTTACACCGGGCACAACAGTTAGACTCAATATCTATAAGCATCACtcatcgttttttttggtcacgGTGGTTATGATGTTTGGGAAGGAGAACTGGGTGCACTGTAGTAGAACACAATCGCATCAGAAAACCTCCTAAAGTGCAACACAGTTGATGGCAGTTAAAAAATAACCTCATTCCTTCTCTGGAACGAAACCTATTTGCCACATGGAGTCCTCCCAAAAAAAATAGGAATGACAGCCTGATAGTTGTCACTTAGCTGTTTAAAACAGTAAATTCCTATGTAGAGCTGAAGCGAAGAGCAATCACTTTTTCTGCACGATGCTAAGATTGAACAAAAACGACAAGCTTAGACTCTTAAAGCATCAAGGTTCACCATATACACATATCTGATTCTCCCGAATCGGTTTGGTAGTTCCCCCCAAGCACCAGACATTTCCTCTTGAGAAGCAGACCGCTTCAGGCAGTGAAGTTGTAGTAAACCAGTGGGAAGTAACGTCACAAAGTGCATTAGGTGCAACAAAACTGGACCCAGCTGCTTTTACTGCATTGATGGACATGCACGTCTTTGGACAAAATGTGTTTGAAACAATCcggcaacaaaaaaaatgaatcatGCGATGAAAGTATAATTGTGACCAAGCTTTGAATGAAGCGTAGCCACCTATTATGGACTTATCCGAGAGGCATGACGTTAATGCTGATGATACATTTGTTGATGGCCATTCAGCAACAAACCGTTATGTCAAGTTGGGTCTGTTCCACACTGCAGCTGTGTTCATCTCAAATAACTTAAGCCTAAGCAAGCTGGAGCCTGGGCAAACTGTCTTTGTCCCATCAGATCATTGTTCCTTCATGACGTATACGTAAACTGTAGTGAGAAAGTACTTCAAGGACTCCACAGTGGAGGACAGCCAGTGGTGTTCAGAGATGACGTCCTTCTTTATGACACATTTACTAATTTCAGTCTGGAGAGGGAaaggggcggggggagagagaatgaaagaaagagagagatctctTCAAAATGTGATTACTTTTGATGGAATACTGGGTTTGCTAATGAAAAGTCCAAGTTTAGCTTTAATATGGTTAATCAGCCAATAGGGGGCAGTATTTTCCTATGAAAGGCTGACCAGCGAtagatatcacacacacacacacacacacacacacacacacacacacacacacacacacacacacacacacacacacacacacacacacacacacacacacacacacacacacacacacacacacacacacacacacacacacaccatcttccAACATAAATTTCCATCTGATCATTTAGAAGGACTACCGTATAGGGGACTTGCATAACGATCTATAAATCCTTGAGTATACAGTGCAGGCAATAGTCTGCATACTCAGTGTTGCACTCACTCACCCAGCCTCCCTTTCTCTTGAGCCAGGGCACCAGGTACCTGCGGACCAGCTGGCCAAGGCTGTCCACAAGGACGTGCACGGTGGCTGGCCGGCCCTGCCGCACACAATCCACAGCCAGGCCCGCCGCCACTGCGAACATGGACACCACCTTGCCCCATGTTATACCTTGGGCGAGAGAAAGACACCGATGTCTTACACCATTAGAAAGAgaatgacacacagacacatgcacaattTAAGAAGAGAATATGAACACTTATAAATGGCTTTAATTGGCGTAAACACAACTCTTCATGTTGGATTTATATCCAAGTGTGCTAATATTGTATATACTAATAAATGGAAATATTGTTTAAAATACATCCacttatatacacatatacatacaggcagacagagagaaacatatTTTGATTCGATTGTAGATTATTGATGGATTATTCATCAAAATCACACGGGAAGTTGAATTCAGGCGTCAATCAATCATTTAAATCATGGTTAGATATCATACTCATTACAACCAAACTAATAATTTTGGAGGCAAACAACTCATTCTGAACCAGTTCCTAGTGACTAGACATACAGTATGTAGGCCAGGCAGTGGACCTTGCACTGAAGTAAATGGCAAATACCAGCCTTGTGTCAACACTTTTTACATTTATGCGCCTGATAAGATGTCTTGCTAGTTGCCGTGTTACATGACGCACgtgttaataaataaaaagtaaggAGGTGTTTCAGGAGGGCTTTCACAACTCCAGGACAATAACGGGGAagggtgtttgggtgtgtggggAGTCACCACacgacccccccacccacacacactctctttatACAATGCATCGCATTTAATATCATCTTCCCTGATCGctcttgaaaaataaataaagctaaTAAATAAAGCTAATAAATAAAGCCGACTTCAAAAAGAGCTCAGGTCTGGAGAACATCCCGCCGCGTTGCCATGCCAGCAGGGGGGTGTTATAACGGCACGGATCAGTGACGCAACGACGACGCCAGGTCCCAATTAGCATTAGGCTCCCTAAGCCCCGAGTACACCTCAGGGCCGAtactctgctctctgctgaccCGAGCACAGCGGACCGGGGCCCAGGCCGGGCACCCGGAGAGGAGAGGTCGGAGAGGAGAGCTTAGAGCCGATAAGTGTCCACAGGAGACATCCAGGTCACCTGGTGCGAGGATCCCGCCCCCGTTCTGAGAAAGCCGGCCCCAAATATAGACCGTCGTGACAGACGTCGGAGGGTTAAAACTGTTTAGACGAGCAGGAAGGATAAGGAGTTTCGTTTGaactaatgaatgaatgaatgaatgaatgaatgcattgaATTCAATTagtttgttgtatacgggactTGGCTAACGATTACTAGTGATGGCatatggttctatgaacattttTACTGTACCGAGAGCCATATATTGTTTCCCCTTCttcggacaaatgtacttattgtaagtcgctttgaataaagGGTCAGCTgtatgccctaaatgtaatgtaattctagagaaggagaggaagcagTGACTGTAGTTGGATTATTACTGAAAATGGAGGCACCACTACACAGACCAATGGCAATGCCTTTGTTAACAACCATTAACACTCATCCGTGATCATGACTTGTGTGTGGAATGTGACTGTCTAACTAACTTAGTAGAGCATGCTTTCTACTCAGTTTTATATTTAGAGttacaaaagcaaaaaaacatttaaagttCATCCCATTATAGTTCCACAATGATGGATTGAGGATTCTAAGATATTTCCTTTTTCAAGCAACGGGAGACATCGAGTGGAACAATCACACACCATAAATAGTTTCGGTCAGACAAGTGTGTAGAAAATAGCAATATCTTTCCATCTACAGTGAGTTGTCAGAGCAGAAAGCCGGGGCAGGCAAGGATCAGTGGTCTGTTATTCTTAAGATGGAATCCCACGCCATTCTAAAAATTGCTCTCTAGTGATGCAGGGACAGCGACGTATTCAACCAGAAACCCAAGCATGCTactctgaaaaaaaacaagtatCTTATTTTTGATCTTTCCAGGCAATGTGCCAAAGTGGACCTCTCGGGTTCTCTGCGTTTCTTTTGCATCGCAGGGACATTTACGAGCACTCCCGACTCTCTTCTCGTTACAAAGTTATCCATCCTTTGTCAGTCGGTTACATTTAAACGGTCTCGCTGCAAGAATTCCTCTTGTGAAATCTACAAAGGCTTCTTTTGTGCGACAGACATTAGGTGTCAAGGAATGCCGAGATGAGTGCGGCACTCAGATACGACTGCAGCACAGCTCTGAATGCCAGAGGGGATAGGGTTCAAAGAGTACTAGAGTGAAATATCTGTGCACCAGACAGAGGGGTGTGGACGTTTGGATCCCTTAGGAATATCGTTAATGCCTCTCATACAATAACGATTAACTATGATCAAATCaagaaaaacaagaagaacaaaAATATCAAACGTCACATGGtcataattattttaattattttgaataaaggGAAGGACGAATAAGCACTCTGGCCAACTGTAAATCATATTGGAAGTTAATGGTCATAAAAAGATTTGCCTGGTCTTCCTATGTTTCAAAGCTGCAGATTGTGAGGCAGAGCAGGGGAAGGACTTGGACAATACAGACTCAAGTCCTCAGGTAAAACCGGCCAGCCGGTTTTGGTGCACTTTTTGACACAGAAATTTTAAAAAGCAACCCACTTCACAGTAGTCATGAGTTTGTCTTTGGCTTGGCTTCTTTAGGCTTTGGGATTTGGTGACATGTATGCAACTAAAAAAACTGAATTGAAGGATGATTACGCAAACAGGGATGTGGCACTTCCTGACGCTTAGGTTATTTTTAACCCATCTCTTTTCCCCAAGAGATTCCCCTTCCGACCGATGCCTAGTCAAGACTGTCTGCCCACAAAAGGAGACCCTGCCTGCCCTTGAGTCGGTCGCACCAACGTCACAGACGCCGCCCACGTATGGCTAAATATGTGTACCTGTTGAAAAGATCTCTGTTGCCACAGCAATGAAGGCATCCGATACCATATTCTCCATGGCAACAGAAATGTTGAGTTGCCGAGCCACGTTCCTGTAGAGACTTGGGTGCATACACTCCAACTCATCGCCTAGGTAACAGTGGAAGAAGAacccagagagaggagagagaagatgcGTTAAGAAAATTTCACCCATTCTCTAAAGTTGATGACAAATCATGTTAATTCCAAGATCATAGTCTCAAATAAACCACATATCACCCTCTAGCATATGTCATACTAACCAACAAATGGTCCCAAGTTACCGACACAATGAGCACAATGTTTGCATTTGTACAGTTCAAGCCATTAAGGCAAACTGTTTTATGTCATTCAGAATCAACCAGATCTCCCCTTGAATCCATATCTGCATAATCAAGGGTGGTAGCCGCTAGCCATAA is a window of Gadus macrocephalus chromosome 8, ASM3116895v1 DNA encoding:
- the LOC132462649 gene encoding bcl-2-related ovarian killer protein homolog B-like → MEVLRKSSEFAAEVLDVFDRSVSDKELVFQAKALYRDYVLCRLNQHGFGWARSELHFPSTSAALAEVSLVLLYLGDELECMHPSLYRNVARQLNISVAMENMVSDAFIAVATEIFSTGITWGKVVSMFAVAAGLAVDCVRQGRPATVHVLVDSLGQLVRRYLVPWLKRKGGWTEISKCVIKKDVISEHHWLSSTVESLKYFLTTVYVYVMKEQ